From Montipora foliosa isolate CH-2021 chromosome 6, ASM3666993v2, whole genome shotgun sequence, a single genomic window includes:
- the LOC138007006 gene encoding 25-hydroxyvitamin D-1 alpha hydroxylase, mitochondrial-like gives MHRRIVPPFVSRYSLGAQSQKKAHLSIFVTQSLFFMVLSSTPPNNDRPQMHSFVCAVDLIKSKSHSTNLEQNFYHQRYKGFSKVRIMTLARNSKVYRLFVLGLRRNFDYRNSTRILALSTVTSSNQDDYTVKSLADIPGPKSLPVVGTGWTLLVGTGGERLEKRLLSSQMQDVREYGYIHKHRFGGNAVVQLADPSDVAKVMRAESKYPERFRFPAIDYYREKRQKTAGIFFADGPEWYRHRSVLSKRMLRPKQVADYAAEFNEIITDFIHRLRTIREQSGTDKDNEVRELDNELFKWSFESVAFMLFEKRFGCLEPEVNAEAQTFIKAVGEFLYSTTGVSLWPLWIFKIYETKQFKQLFRSFDTMYEYAELFTQRRINELELKSSETSRFTDYDKAGFFEFLLSSGKITKDDFLASVIDVLFAGVDTTSNTMQWMLYMMAKNPEKQEVLRQEVLSVLGNETIATPTTLEEMPYIKAWVRETLRLYPVSSALFRILPKDMMIRDFHIPAGTQIIMLLYAMSRDENVFPQPEKFKPERWLRDRATKSKFNDAKEVFSSMPFGFGTRMCLGRRIAELELYLLLARIVQRFEIRYPPDEIVEPFVRGVIIPDRPLRVQLIDRKY, from the coding sequence ATGCACCGCCGTATTGTTCCTCCTTTTGTTTCGAGATATTCGCTAGGAGCGCAAAGTCAAAAGAAAGCCCATTTATCCATTTTCGTCACCCAATCCTTGTTTTTCATGGTACTCAGTTCCACCCCTCCGAACAATGATCGACCGCAGATGCATTCCTTTGTTTGTGCAGTAGATTTAATTAAGAGCAAATCTCATAGCACAAACCTTGAGCAAAACTTTTATCATCAACGATACAAAGGATTTAGTAAAGTACGCATCATGACACTCGCTCGAAATTCCAAAGTTTACAGATTATTCGTATTGGGTTTACGGAGAAATTTTGATTATCGTAATAGCACAAGAATTCTCGCCCTTTCGACGGTGACCTCGTCGAATCAAGATGACTACACCGTTAAGTCTTTGGCTGATATTCCCGGACCCAAAAGTCTCCCAGTTGTGGGGACGGGCTGGACTTTGCTTGTTGGAACAGGAGGTGAGCGGCTTGAAAAACGCTTGTTGTCTTCTCAAATGCAAGATGTAAGAGAATATGGTTACATACACAAACATCGATTTGGTGGAAACGCTGTCGTTCAGTTGGCTGATCCGTCTGATGTCGCCAAGGTTATGCGTGCAGAATCGAAGTACCCAGAACGATTTCGATTCCCTGCTATCGACTATTATCGCGAAAAGCGACAGAAGACCGCCGGTATTTTCTTTGCTGATGGCCCTGAATGGTACAGGCACCGAAGCGTGCTTAGCAAACGCATGCTTCGACCCAAACAAGTCGCAGACTACGCGGCTGAATTCAACGAAATCATTACTGATTTCATTCACAGGCTGCGAACTATTCGAGAACAAAGCGGGACAGACAAAGATAACGAAGTCCGTGAACTTGATAACGAGCTCTTCAAATGGTCATTCGAGTCTGTGGCATTTatgttgtttgaaaaaagatttGGATGCCTGGAGCCGGAAGTAAACGCAGAAGCACAAACTTTCATCAAAGCCGTCGGAGAATTTCTTTACAGCACTACTGGCGTCAGTTTGTGGCCTTTGTGGATTTTCAAGATTTATGAGACTAAACAGTTTAAACAATTGTTCAGAAGTTTTGACACAATGTACGAGTACGCTGAATTGTTTACACAGAGAAGAATTAATGAACTCGAGCTGAAGTCAAGCGAAACATCCAGGTTCACCGATTATGACAAAGCAGGTTTCTTCGAGTTCCTCCTGTCAAGTGGAAAAATCACCAAGGATGATTTTCTAGCAAGTGTGATTGATGTCTTGTTCGCTGGAGTGGACACAACCTCTAACACAATGCAATGGATGTTGTACATGATGGCGAAGAACCCAGAGAAACAAGAAGTCCTACGACAAGAAGTTTTGTCTGTTTTGGGAAATGAAACAATCGCTACACCAACAACTCTGGAAGAAATGCCTTACATCAAAGCTTGGGTGCGAGAAACCTTACGACTGTATCCTGTTTCGTCAGCTTTATTCCGAATTTTACCGAAAGATATGATGATCAGAGATTTCCATATCCCCGCCGGTACACAAATAATTATGTTATTGTATGCCATGAGCCGTGATGAGAACGTATTCCCACAACCTGAGAAATTCAAACCAGAGAGATGGCTGCGTGATAGAGCAACTAAGTCCAAGTTCAACGATGCTAAAGAAGTGTTTTCTTCCATGCCCTTCGGCTTTGGAACACGTATGTGTCTTGGCCGCCGAATTGCTGAGCTGGAGCTTTATCTGCTCTTGGCAAGGATCGTCCAGCGGTTTGAGATACGTTATCCTCCGGATGAGATCGTGGAGCCGTTCGTGAGAGGAGTGATCATTCCTGACAGGCCTCTGCGAGTTCAATTAATTGACAGGAAATACTAG
- the LOC138008897 gene encoding QRFP-like peptide receptor, with protein sequence MSLGNNTTIQVIVNETILGQQITECIFTNDSTVEKISKLSAYYVFLLGSFFGNAFIIAIVYKHRDLHKTINYLIVNMAVSDLIFPLMVLPVHIRQMQAASQDWPINGIFGLMLCKLCYFTGLVSIHVSAQSLVWIAIDRFVAVVFPLKLGLISKKIRTIAIVSMWIFAGFLNSPSLIVAELVVTGNGTHCKEMNSESVFSDQEANAIYVGLQFIFMYIGPLFSITILYSAIAIALKRQNKALANSEPNIKRSQSMRNRRQAMLMAVVIMLSSWIEKHFMSVRQNAERDDDETTRANNFKKAEKST encoded by the exons ATGTCATTGGGAAACAACACCACGATTCAAGTAATTGTCAACGAAACTATACTGGGCCAACAGATCACGGAGTGTATCTTTACCAATGATTCGACTGTAGAGAAAATTTCCAAACTTTCGGCGTATTATGTTTTTTTGCTGGGCAGTTTTTTCGGGAACGCGTTCATAATCGCCATCGTCTACAAGCACCGAGATTTACACAAaacaattaattatttaataGTGAACATGGCTGTGTCGGATTTGATTTTTCCGCTCATGGTATTGCCAGTTCATATAAGACAAATGCAAGCCGCCTCACAGGATTGGCCAATCAACGGTATCTTTGGGTTGATGCTTTGCAAGTTGTGTTATTTCACAGGTCTTGTGTCCATCCATGTTTCTGCTCAAAGTTTAGTGTGGATAGCAATTGATAGATTTGTTGCCGTCGTTTTTCCATTAAAACTTGGCCTTATTTCAAAGAAGATCCGCACAATAGCTATTGTTTCAATGTGGATTTTTGCTGGCTTTCTCAATTCTCCATCGCTAATAGTTGCAGAACTTGTGGTAACTGGCAATGGTACGCATTGTAAGGAAATGAACTCGGAATCAGTTTTCTCTGACCAAGAGGCCAACGCAATATATGTTgggcttcaatttattttcatGTATATAGGGCCCTTATTTTCTATAACCATTTTGTACAGTGCAATAGCAATTGCTTTAAAAAGGCAGAACAAAGCCCTCGCGAACTCCGAACCAAATATAAAACGAAGCCAGTCTATGAGGAACCGAAGACAAGCTATGCTAATGGCGGTTGTTATCATG CTATCGTCTTGGATTGAGAAACATTTTATGTCCGTGCGACAGAATGCCGAAAGAGACGATGACGAAACCACGCGGGCAAATAACTTTAAAAAGGCTGAAAAATCCACCTGA